In Blastopirellula sediminis, the following proteins share a genomic window:
- a CDS encoding sensor histidine kinase, translating into MSYRSLKRVLGETNLERKCRFLFGTCLLLLIMGSFTWYGQSTEQLVHEKNEATGRLLVDAVLLKIHWQNNEKTSQPGYDAYVAETGLNLEYINYDWEILVRDPEAQKLARTLNKEERISLPANEEEYQVLAELQYEQETRDKEILERFLATPELETKVVDEEWVKFKPQTDDKNLVEYSPVSRSSYNDSSKTYVYYQPIYWKYSCTLCHNNDVAAAFPAGQPATEDRLPFTVVKITKPDDVTQLALNKNFAFLVATGIITVALSMAALYLIVKYVIVKPLNHLREVSEEVTNGNTSVRADIRTNDEFEDLASSFNKMLRHLIDAQNQLHLANDDLDNKVDELARVNVQLYEMNRVKSDFLANMSHELRTPLNSILGFSDVLSGIDSLNDKQKRYVQNIQKSGRLLLDMINDILDLAKIESGRMEVRPSEFSVAAVVRANCDMVRSLIEEKNLDLECDVQDGGEPMFQDQTKLQQILTNLLSNAIKFTPEGGRIIVRVSREEDMMKLSVQDTGVGIAEEDREVIFEKFRQGAVSPRNDSLTREFSGTGLGLSIVMEICKLLDGSVDLESQLGSGSTFTIRIPWIADEGPDLSQSTFRSKLNDLSKSSGEFPRLGGPGSSNGSPTDAAAPSQRSLT; encoded by the coding sequence GGTCGATGCGGTGCTGCTGAAGATTCACTGGCAGAACAACGAGAAGACGTCGCAACCGGGCTATGACGCTTACGTCGCCGAGACCGGGCTCAATCTGGAATACATCAACTACGACTGGGAGATCCTGGTCCGTGATCCGGAAGCGCAAAAGCTGGCTCGCACCTTGAACAAGGAAGAGCGGATCTCGCTACCGGCCAACGAAGAGGAATACCAGGTCCTCGCCGAGTTGCAGTACGAGCAAGAGACGCGCGACAAAGAGATTCTGGAACGCTTCCTGGCGACTCCGGAACTCGAGACCAAAGTGGTCGACGAAGAGTGGGTGAAGTTCAAACCGCAGACCGACGACAAGAACCTGGTCGAGTATTCGCCGGTCTCTCGTTCGTCGTACAACGATTCCAGCAAGACTTACGTCTACTACCAGCCGATCTACTGGAAGTATTCGTGCACCCTTTGCCACAACAACGACGTCGCGGCGGCCTTTCCGGCCGGCCAACCGGCGACCGAAGATCGCTTGCCGTTCACCGTGGTGAAGATCACCAAGCCGGACGACGTCACGCAGCTGGCTCTCAATAAGAACTTCGCCTTCCTGGTCGCGACCGGCATTATCACCGTCGCCCTCTCGATGGCGGCGTTGTACTTGATCGTCAAATACGTGATCGTCAAACCGCTCAACCATCTGCGCGAAGTGAGCGAAGAGGTGACCAACGGCAATACGTCGGTCCGCGCCGACATCCGCACCAACGACGAGTTTGAAGATCTCGCCTCATCGTTCAACAAGATGCTGCGCCACTTGATCGATGCGCAAAACCAGTTGCATCTCGCCAATGACGACCTCGACAACAAGGTCGACGAGTTGGCCCGCGTCAACGTGCAGCTGTACGAAATGAACCGCGTCAAAAGCGACTTCCTGGCGAACATGAGCCATGAACTGCGGACCCCGCTTAACAGCATCCTCGGCTTCTCCGACGTGCTGAGCGGCATCGACAGCCTCAACGACAAACAAAAGCGGTACGTCCAGAACATCCAAAAGTCGGGACGTTTGCTCCTCGACATGATCAACGACATTCTCGACCTGGCGAAGATCGAAAGCGGCCGGATGGAAGTTCGCCCGAGCGAGTTCTCGGTCGCCGCCGTCGTCCGAGCCAACTGCGACATGGTTCGTTCGCTCATCGAAGAAAAGAATCTCGACCTCGAATGCGACGTGCAGGATGGGGGCGAGCCGATGTTCCAGGATCAAACGAAGCTGCAGCAGATTTTGACCAACCTGCTGTCGAACGCGATCAAGTTCACGCCGGAAGGGGGACGCATCATCGTCCGAGTTTCGCGAGAAGAGGACATGATGAAGCTCTCGGTGCAGGACACCGGGGTCGGGATCGCCGAAGAAGATCGCGAAGTAATTTTTGAAAAATTCCGCCAAGGCGCCGTTTCGCCGCGCAACGATTCGCTGACCCGCGAGTTCTCCGGCACCGGGCTGGGCCTCTCGATCGTGATGGAAATCTGCAAATTGCTCGACGGTTCGGTCGATCTCGAAAGCCAGCTCGGCTCCGGCAGCACCTTCACGATTCGAATTCCGTGGATCGCCGACGAAGGTCCCGACCTTTCGCAATCGACGTTTCGCAGTAAGCTTAACGATCTGAGCAAGTCGAGCGGCGAGTTTCCGCGTTTAGGCGGTCCAGGTTCCTCGAATGGAAGTCCGACCGACGCCGCGGCGCCTTCTCAGCGCAGCTTGACGTAG